One genomic window of Osmia bicornis bicornis chromosome 3, iOsmBic2.1, whole genome shotgun sequence includes the following:
- the LOC114872529 gene encoding alcohol dehydrogenase class-3: protein MSTAGKVIKCKAAVAWKEKQPLSLEEVEVAPPKAHEVRIKVVAVALCHTDAYTLDGLDPEGIFPCILGHEGSGIVESVGEGVTEFQPGDHVIPLYIPQCGECKFCKSPKTNLCGKIRATQGKGVMPDGTSRFTCKGQTLAHFMGCSTFSEYTVVADISLAKIDPIAPFDKACLLGCGVPTGYGAALNTAKVEPGSTCAIWGLGAVGLAVAFGCKKAGAKRIIGVDINPSKFEYAKKFGVTEFVNPKDYNKPIQDVLIELTDGGLDFTFECVGNVNTMRAALESCHKGWGTSVIVGVAAAGQEISTRPFQLVTGRVWKGTAFGGWKSKESVPKLVKEYLSKSLILDEFITHTFPFEKINEGFDLLHSGNCLRAVLKY from the exons atgtCGACTGCAGGAAAG gtGATTAAATGCAAAGCTGCAGTAGCATGGAAAGAAAAGCAACCTCTTTCACTTGAAGAGGTTGAAGTGGCACCACCAAAAGCACATGAAGTAAGAATTAAGGTTGTGGCTGTAGCCTTATGTCATACCGATGCTTATACTTTGGATGGATTAGATCCAGAAGGAATTTTTCCATGTATTCTTGGCCATGAGGGCAGTGGTATCGTTGAAAGTGTCGGGGAAGGGGTTACAGAATTTCAACCTG GTGACCATGTAATTCCATTGTATATTCCTCAATGTGGAGAGTGTAAGTTCTGTAAATCTCCAAAAACAAATTTGTGTGGCAAGATCCGTGCTACACAAGGGAAAGGTGTGATGCCTGATGGTACTTCTAGATTTACTTGCAAAGGACAGACACTTGCCCATTTCATGGGTTGTTCAACTTTCTCAGAGTACACTGTGGTGGCAGATATTTCTCTAGCCAAA ATTGATCCCATTGCACCATTTGATAAAGCATGTTTGCTGGGATGTGGAGTACCTACTGGATATGGTGCTGCTCTTAACACTGCCAAAGTAGAACCTGGAAGTACATGTGCTATTTGGGGACTGGGTGCAGTTGGATTGGCAGTTGCATTTGGTTGCAAAAAAGCTGGTGCTAAGCGTATTATTGGAGTGGATATTAACCCCAGTAAATTTGAGTATG CTAAAAAATTTGGAGTTACCGAATTTGTTAATCCAAAGGATTATAACAAACCAATTCAGGATGTCCTGATAGAATTAACCGATGGTGGATTAGATTTCACCTTTGAATGTGTTGGTAATGTAAATACCATG aGAGCTGCATTAGAATCTTGTCATAAAGGATGGGGCACATCAGTTATAGTGGGTGTCGCTGCAGCGGGTCAAGAAATTAGTACTCGTCCGTTCCAGTTGGTAACAGGACGAGTATGGAAAGGAACCGCATTTGGCGGTTGGAAATCAAAGGAAAGTGTACCTAAACTGGTGAAAGAATATTTGTCGAAATCGTTAATACTTGATGAGTTCATCACACATACTTTTCCATTTGAAAAGATCAATGAAGGATTCGATTTATTGCATTCAGGCAACTG TTTAAGAGCTGTGCTCAAATACTAA